The genomic segment CCTTCCACTTCTACACTTGGAattgatttttccttaaaaaaaaaaaacaaaaaagagagtTCAAATAGTTACATgagaataaagagaaaaaggagatAAAAGAAGAGCAAGAAACAAGCTTACCTAACAAGGGGTTTTGTTCCTCTTAGAGCGAATCAAACGAAGTGACACGTCATTATTACTGATGGAAGGAACATGCAATTGCACCTTAGGATCAAGTACGACAAATGAAGTCCATTCTTGAAGACAATCTCCCCAGTAAGCATACTAACCAGCAGTATAgtgtaataccccgtactttgatatggtggctaataaagcttatcggatgccaagTAAGATTAAttagaatgtttaaaagtgatgaaagatgaaaggaatagtttagaGAAAAATATTCTGCACGTGAAGAAATaacaattgaataataatatttttattgaggatgaatgtgaaacctcgaccttcatagacGTGTAGCGGAGGTAGACACGATGACGTAGATTAGGAGTAatcttgtcatttttctttgtgagctcctagaagtgggtttttcaaatattattaaggtctaagtaggtctaagaaataaatgaataaggtatataataatgaaataaatgaagaaatttgaaataatgatcattttcataataggggtaaaatggtcattttaggtctcgggtctaaattttaagttttcatgaactcgagtaccCTCGATCTATTGTGGACCTTTtctcagtgttaaaagagtaaaaagtctaaaccaaaggaaagaagaaggtaaagtcaactatgcaatggtatttttgtaaataagtgaaactttagtcaactttaagcataaatatctaattctCAAGCAGTTTCTCCTcacttccaacagcttcttcttaTTCTTCCCATTTCTCTTCTCAATTTCACGTTTTTCATCTCCCATGGAAGCTtcccttgaaacctccatGATTTTCTCATGGTAACCCCAAatcttatgtttttatatgtACCTTGTCATAGgatttttcatactctttcacttctacacctcaagaaccctcaaaagtctttcctcaatactttctctcactagtcgaacattttagagagatatatatatttttcataatagcttgaaaactcttgaaaggaattcaactataaAACCATCAAGGTCccaacgagaccccacatctccacttggagcattagtggaagttggagtcaattaaagaatcagcaaagacaagtgagtgaacttgcattaaaatgttttgggataaatgcacATGTATTTGGTTGAgtcacttgaaatattttattgaacttttctctaaatatgcatgggaataagccattgataaaatgtttttatgatgtgaaatgtgtaatgtgatgaattcatgtgtttctatattatgttgatatgtatgttatgccttgaacgataatgttgtgtgataattataaccatgcgtatgcggtgtgggagtgcacatgacggtgcTAGtagtgtgcggtgtgggagtgcacacgctgatgatatatgccatgtgcggtgtaggAAAGCACatgatgctgatgatgatattgtaatgtgcagtgtgggagtgcacatgatgacctagctatgtacggtgtgagagtgcacatgagatGGGGGAGAGTTGAGGTGATGCCGGTAattgtatatatgtttatatatgttatatatatagagaagttatggaaaatatattgtgattgtattgaatattgaatgttaaaatctgacaaatgctttccaattgattttcattgcagtaaaaatggattttattgtgacaagaattcttttaattttatggcCCTatttttcgctgcaacgaaattcattctcgctacagcgagaaactctggGTGGTTAGGGTAAAATGCCAGCCCTGGTTTTCGTTGTAGTGAAATTACATTcccgctgcagcgaaaaactctcgggtggtggTTCAAAACTTTTACcctgaatttcgctgcagcgaaatttcattctcgctgtagcgagattcctTCTGCCGTGCTTGCCTTACTTGGATTCTGctgtagttttcactcttttcaacttcatggttgATCATAGATCCTTCaacattaagggattaaataatcaaagtttgaattgaggggttttaaaaaggaaattaagctaaattgcattgttttcaacataagtgTATCATGTTTTCCAAAACTTCTCGTAtagttgcttgttcccttcctatattcactcactaggtttatactcactctttttaacttcatgttttcagattcaaaggcagttgggacctagattgaggtgTTCACTTGTATTCgccttttggtaggtaccatggcattcagtagtcGTACCCGTacccagagtcactccacAGGTAATCAAGAGTCTTTTGCTTATGTATACTCACATGTGCTGTAAATCACTAAGGTTCATGTTATgaacaatatatgtatatttggatTGATGATTACCATTATGAGCTAGCAATGagtgacaatttttttttaggttaATATGAATGCAAGCATATGATTGTCAAAGCACACTATTAAAGTAATTATAGTTaagaattatgaaatatgactttaGGTGTAATGGATGAAATAATGTACAGGACTACaaaaagaggcttgcttgggcttagtgggctatgcccattgggcccttgcgccaATCATAGCCCCAAAATTGGATTGTGACATATAGGCACCTATTTTGTCAAAGGCTGGGACaacataatttttgaatttatccATAGTACAATTGAGCATACCAATAAAGAATACAAAAGTGCAATAGGAGAAGTTTTCAAGAAAAGGGTGTTTAGGTGGAGCTGGCTGATCATATCCAAATTGGCGCGTCACTCTATAAGGAGAATATACTTCGACAAATAATGAATCCTTATCAACACCTGAACTAGTCATCTCAATCATGGAAAGTAGTTGGCAAGAATGAACCCACATTATGAATTTCAATCAGCGTGAGCTCAGTTTCCCAGTCTCAAATGGTCATCTATCATAATAAATAGTTAGATCACCAAAATCATGGTTTGATCTTACATAAGGCCTTGTGATAAATTGATCCGCCTCATCCAACACCTTAAGAATGTTATCCCTGGAAATTTGGTCATGCCATGCCCAAGCTCTATAAGTATCTCTTAAAGCTGTATTTGTAAAAGAAGACACGGGAAGCTGATACACATTATAAGTGGGGGCACAACTACGAAATCTCTCCCATAAACACAttagaataaaagaaacatCCAAATAAGTCAAGACTCTGTAGTGGCCAACTGATTCAGCAGTCTTCAAATGATACAAGTCTAACCTCCTATACAAGGATCCCAAATATAATGGAGCAAGAGGAAAGCTCGTACCCTTAGCAATTTTGATTGTATAAGGAATAACTGAAGAGGAGATTCCATCATCTGGACAACTTGGGAAGACATACAGAGCCATCCGCATAATCAACAAAGCTACTAACTCATGAATGTGATTTGGATACTTAAGAAGACTACTTTCAACTTTAAGGTTAAACTTCTTATAAAAGAGTCCTACCTAGTTGGAAAAACATGCCATTTTGGAAGCCTTAACTTGGCTTTTAAACAAGTCGATAAAGAACTCCttgactttttcttcctctttagAAAGTATAATGGAACGAAAGTTGTCTCTACCAACACAAGGAAGTTCCAAAAGAATGCGCACATCTTCAAGGGTAAAAGTAAACTCTTCCCAAGTAGTAACCATGGTATGTGAAAAGGTACTCCACTGTGCAAGAATAGCATGCCATACTTCAATTCTAGATTCCTTGCGAATGTGGAGTTTTGTGGTAACTCTTACAACGTCAAGGACTCTAACATTGTTGACAGTAGTCACTTAAGTGGAATTCTTTAAGACTTTCTCTACCCATTCATCCCAACCTTGGACCTATAATGAATTATATCCAAATTTAGTGACTGAAAGAGGGAATTCACCATGTTCAAATTTGAACTTCAGTACTGACGTTCTTGGGATGGAACACCTTCTATCTGGAGTGGCTTCATTACAAATACGATCCCAATGATAGCTAGTAGATGCACATAGATGCCTATCTACCTGTTTTGCACGCACTGCTTCCCAAAAGCAATCTTCTCCTCTTTCCCTGATGATCCTATCATCTCAAATTTCTGCCACAAGAGGTACTTCACTAGTTCTCCCTACTCGCATTTTCTTAGAAAAAGAGGTTGCAGCagtattattctttttcttcctcagaTCAGCCCTACCAAGGTCACCATAGCGAACTTTCAAGGTAAAATGAGTTTTGGCCATAAGAAGAAGCAATAAAATTCTTACAAGCACAAATGACACAAAAACAACCAGATAAGTACTCATACATTACCATTCCCACTTATGCACTAATATCCCGTGTTTGtttatttgttcttatttGTGCATCATATTTGTTTGATTATTCCTTTATGCTAAACAAAacgaaaaaatatatatgtatataattcactaaacaaaaaaaaaatcctcaaaGAGAATAggcaataataaataaataaatactccttttataataaaataaaataaaataaaataacaagttaATATTCATTCTAACTTCCAAGTCTTTCCAAACATTGAAGGTGTTCATTTTCTATGCAATCTTTCTTTATATGTAATTATCTTTATAGTCTataatccatatatatatgctaaaaaaaattagggaAAAAGCCTTAGAAGTTCATTGTGAGTTTTTACACAACCAATCTCTCTAgagaattttataaaatccttaaaTCTCAAGGTTTGTCATTCATTTAAATGTTCCCACTAtgcatgaaatttttaataataaaattttcctaTAGGGGGCAAACTATTCTAAGTGGTTTGGACGTTCTAAGTAAAAAAGCATCTAGAGCTATTCTAAATGCAAAAGCACCCTTAAacatatacataaaaaaacgaaaaaaaaaagagaaagaaacaaacaCAATATTGATATAAGGAAAACTTACTTgttcaaaatttaaagaagAACCTTTGAGAATTAAGGAGAGCCTTTGAGAATTGATTGTGAATTTCTATAGAACTATTCTCTCGTATTTTTAGATTTCAGAAATTATTTTCCTAGTAGGAATCTAactctttaaattttcttatcaaaTCCTTTTCTACCTCTAATTGCTTTTCCTCATATATCTCTACTTATTTCATAATTAAGTATAAGAAAGATTTAATTAGCTAGTTTCAAAtacatttgaaaaaaaaaggaaagttcGAAGAAAATTGGTGGAGGCAAGTAGACATAATACGTAAATtgtaaagaaaatataaatatatatatctagTGTACTTGGCAAACAATTGCGTTAATCTATAAgctattaatatatatattagaaatTGAAACAACAATCCatcataagaaataaaatcCTTATATTCCTTATCAGgtgtaaaagcaaaaaaaaaaaaaaaacacttgcATTTATCCAATACGAGTACAATTTGCTTCATGAAATTGTGGGGGCATGGAGTTGATAATGCTAAGAGCAGCACATCCTTTTACAAGGAGCTAGCGTATGAACATGCCTGGAATAGCTAAAGAAATTCAAGCTTCACCAACTTTGGGATTTGCTAGGATGGTTTGAGAGTAATACTCTtcttgtcaagcccagcccTAAATTATCTATCATGTTACACATGAGACTGATAGAGTGATTGTATATTTGAACAGTCTtggaagaatatttaaaagtcaGTATTGTGCTTAGAAGTACAAGTAAGTCAATTTATACCtcgaactaattaaaataggtattttaaggtgaaattaagagtttcacagtccaaggatgactcaaaatgataattcggagtttgaggatcaatttggagtcaaaccaaaattttcactatctaggagcaaaatggtcatttgtcacctggggacaaaatgagaattttagaaaagatttttttggccccatttgacttattggagtatgatttgagtattggagtatgatttgaggtttagaagtgaaaaattttaattttggtataatttggagtataagggcgaaatggtaattttgccacccggaGGCAAataggtaaattttcacccccgacacttgtcaagaccaagagattttattcatcatagaaatggataaacatgagaaatgtgtggtgaagaattaaagaattaaaagtcaaatatttaaaatttgaaccaataagaaaatgtcatgtgtcatgcttttattattctattgtttctttataaaaaggcataaaaatcagcccatttctcccatagtggtcaaccaaaccagaagagaagagaaaccaagaaAGAATAAACCTTAGGTagagaaattcaagagaaaattagtgaaaatttaaggaaacaagtgacaaaaggtaaaattttttgattttgacttgtgatctacctttcccatgcatttctcctcatttttcatggttaaattacatgttttcatgatgaattcatggctgattggaatgggtatggagagagaatgacgttaaattgatttgattctaagttatgttagtgtttttagttagttaagcatgtttagaaaNNNNNNNNNNNNNNNNNNNNNNNNNNNNNNNNNNNNNNNNNNNNNNNNNNNNNNNNNNNNNNNNNNNNNNNNNNNNNNNNNNNNNNNNNNNNNNNNNNNNNNNNNNNNNNNNNNNNNNNNNNNNNNNNNNNNNNNNNNNNNNNNNNNNNNNNNNNNNNNNNNNNNNNNNNNNNNNNNNNNNNNNNNNNNNNNNNNNNNNNNNNNNNNNNNNNNNNNNNNNNNNNNNNNNNNNNNNNNNNNNNNNNNNNNNNNNNNNNNNNNNNNNNNNNNNNNNNNNNNNNNNNNNNNNNNNNNNNNNNNNNNNNNNNNNNNNNNNNNNNNNNNNNNNNNNNNNNNNNNNNNNNNNNNNNNNNNNNNNNNNNNNNNNNNNNNNNNNNNNNNNNNNNNNNNNNNNNNNNNNNNNNNNNNNNNNNNNNNNNNNNNNNNNNNNNNNNNNNNNNNNNNNNNNNNNNNNNNNNNNNNNNNNNNNNNNNNNNNNNNNNNNNNNNNNNNNNNNNNNNNNNNNNNNNNNNNNNNNNNNNNNNNNNNNNNNNNNNNNNNNNNNNNNNNNNNNNNNNNNNNNNNNNNNNNNNNNNNNNNNNNNNNNNNNNNNNNNNNNNNNNNNNNNNNNNNNNNNNNNNNNNNNNNNNNNNNNNNNNNNNNNNNNNNNNNNNNNNNNNNNNNNNNNNNNNNNNNNNNNNNNNNNNNNNNNNNNNNNNNNNNNNNNNNNNNNNNNNNNNNNNNNNNNNNNNNNNNNNNNNNNNNNNNNNNNNNNNNNNNNNNNNNNNNNNNNNNNNNNNNNNNNNNNNNNNNNNNNNNNNNNNNNNNNNNNNNNNNNNNNNNNNNNNNNNNNNNNNNNNNNNNNNNNNNNNNNNNNNNNNNNNNNNNNNNNNNNNNNNNNNNNNNNNNNNNNNNNNNNNNNNNNNNNNNNNNNNNNNNNNNNNNNNNNNNNNNNNNNNNNNNNNNNNNNNNNNNNNNNNNNNNNNNNNNNNNNNNNNNNNNNNNNNNNNNNNNNNNNNNNNNNNNNNNNNNNNNNNNNNNNNNNNNNNNNNNNNNNNNNNNNNNNNNNNNNNNNNNNNNNNNNNNNNNNNNNNNNNNNNNNNNNNNNNNNNNNNNNNNNNNNNNNNNNNNNNNNNNNNNNNNNNNNNNNNNNNNNNNNNNNNNNNNNNNNNNNNNNNNNNNNNNNNNNNNNNNNNNNNNNNNNNNNNNNNNNNNNNNNNNNNNNNNNNNNNNNNNNNNNNNNNNNaaaatagtttattttattgaatatttttattatattcaaatagtcaaattttcacttcaaatgaacgttttagatacttaatttgtttttaaattactaaatatatattttttgcttacctactacatttttagcaagttttgagatttttgacgaaaaatgacaaaaatgcccctgtgagctagaaaacaatatgttatgttctgatttgaaaatgactcgtaatcctttgaattacgatatttgataactattgctcaccggggaagtgcaaaagttgatacgagagccttaagatgtttcgatcgacattcggggtgaagaatgtctgtcgaggcttcacgacggttgtcacgggcttgatgagagttccgggtcatgacactTCTGCTCCCTTAAAGGCTTTctttgactataaaatatatatatatatatatatatataataaataagaaaaataataataatgatactATGCTCAATAATTACCAactcaaaaaaaatatgaaaaaaaaggagagaaaatataatatatatataagcattgTCTTTCTTATTAGTATGTGCATCTGTTTATGCATAAAACTTCTTATAAGAATTTTTATGTAGGGGGTAAAATGTAAATGCTCAATTCTGGTtaactattatttttaaagtactGTTTATAGGAAAATTACATCAAGATGTTCCAAGGGTAGAAGAGCCTAGGGACATTCCCACTTGGGGTGTTCCAAACGTGGAAGTGCCTAGGGGCATTCCAAGCATAGAAGTGTCTAGGGGTGTTCCAAGCGCAGAAATGCCCAAGGGCGTTCTAAGTATAGAAGCGTCCAAGAGTGTTCCAAGTGTGGAAGCACCCAAAAGCGTTCCAAGTGCATAAGCGCCCAAGGGTGTTCTAAGCGTAGAAATGCTTAAAGAGCGGTACAAGCACAGAAACACCCAGGAACAAGCATGAAACAACTATTTGTTCGAGAAAGTGAAAATAACTCAGAACAAGTGGCAGGGTTCATGAGTTACCTTCAAATTTGAGATGTTCTAGAGAGTTTAGCTCGGTGGCTTAGATATGGAGATAGTTAAAAGGACTTCCTCTTAACATTTTCTTGAGGTACATGTGCTTTACCCCTTCTTATTTCcttactccttaaaaatacACGTGACGCACTATCAAATGCCACTACTCCATTTACCAAAAACTTACACCCACTATCCAAGTACATGATCATTCTTTTAATATCTTGTAAACCGTTCGTTAACTATTCTTCTATAACAATCACGTTCTCCCATGATTGAATGTGCTCTCCTTACAACTCCTAAGAAAGTGTTCTTGTTCAGTATAAATATGAAAGCCTTGAAGGTTGGAAGAAGACAAAAGGAGAGATCATTAGACACCCAACAAAGATTACTCTAAAAGCTCTCTCTCTAGATTCCTTCAGACATTCTTTCTCTTTAGCCTTTCCCAATCGCCATTATATGCCGCCTCTTCCACCTTTTCTCATCTCTCATCACTTGCCACCAAAGCACTTACGGTTCAAGGATTGCTCCAGTCTTCCTCTCTACCGCCTCTAGCACATCCCGATTCGCTCATTGCAACACATCCTCTCTTCCTAACCAAAAAAACCCTCTATAAAAAAACCTCAACATCTCTCTATTTGCTTTTTAAATTTAGAGGGTGTTTTGGacttttcatgaaaatttaaaaattttaatattgtaatttgtaaaaaataaaactaacaaaatttcattttatttttattgtctAAAACCAAATCAACTGAACTAATTCaatttttgattaattcaatcatttttttaaatttgatcagTTCGATCCTCTCTTTAAGTTTGATAAATTCGATcgattttttaaagaaatccGTTCTATTTGATCCTTAACCGATCAATTGTTCATCCCCAATACTTTATCGTCATTTCTGGCTAATATAGAAGGGAAAAACTTAAGTACATTTGAGAAAAGTTACGTCATTTTATCAAATCTCATTCCATAGaaagtaatttatttttttttcaatcgtatattttcaaatcataaatcaaTAGTATATCATGGTGGTTGAGGTTCATCAGGTACACACTCtggctttttcttctttttcgtCTCAGTCAATTCAAATACATTAGAAACAGAAGCATACCGTAGTTGGAAAATGAGAATCATTGCTTTCCGAATATTTCTAAACATTTCTTCATAAAAAAAGAATCCTAATTGAAGTATAATTCGTTCATAATCCTGGCAGATTGAACATCAATATGTACGGAGAGGAACAAATCAAATACAATCCTAACATTTTTTGCAATGGTAATCCGCTCTTCTGTTTCTATACATCAAGTTAATATTGGACCATCAACCAAATCTTTCAACTCTTCTACGCCGTAAATCTTCCAGAGTAAGGTCACGAGAACCACGAGACGCTTGACCTGATGACCCAGTGTTGCTGGTTCGAGTCGTTCCACACATCTCACAAGTTCTTAACCAACCGGAATTATCATATGTACATGCTTGGCATCTCCATATGCCAGACACATTTCCTGTCTGTCTCCCACCAACAGTTCCCCTGCCAGAGATTCTCCCTCTCCTTAACCGAAACATGTCACTTATAAACCTTAGAGGCCACCTTAACACACCACAGACCCCTCTGATTATTGCAGTCAATGGGTCTGAACCAGAATATGATCGCTTCATTTTCAAATAGAGAAGCCCAGCAAGAATACCACCCAGGTGGCCAAGAAATGATACACCAGGGACAAACATCTGAATAAGAATCAATTCTGCCCACGCCCCATAACGTGCCGGTACAATCAGTCCATACACATTAGTGTAGTTTTCTGACTGAGAATTGAGGACAACTTTCAAGGCAAAGAGGACACCAGAAAATCCAACAGCATATTGGGCGTAATAGGGTCTCTCATAATCAAGGAACAGGAGGAGGGATTTGGCTAGTAACAAAGTGATACCTTGTGACATACCAACAAGTGCAATGACCATAGATGCAAATTCAGAGCTCCCCATAGAAGTTTCCAATTGGATACCCTTCCATAAGAGTGACATCATGTTGAAAACTAGGTGAGATTCACCGACATGATAGAATGGTGACAGGAAGAAGCGTTTCATGTCTTTGTACT from the Theobroma cacao cultivar B97-61/B2 chromosome 8, Criollo_cocoa_genome_V2, whole genome shotgun sequence genome contains:
- the LOC18592784 gene encoding rhomboid-like protein 14, mitochondrial — protein: MDSGRWGRGRGVSWGMLPLLGLHAVNEYYRLPWKPPVTAGLLAANTLVYLRPSLLDALLPTIDEVWFNPHLILKYKDMKRFFLSPFYHVGESHLVFNMMSLLWKGIQLETSMGSSEFASMVIALVGMSQGITLLLAKSLLLFLDYERPYYAQYAVGFSGVLFALKVVLNSQSENYTNVYGLIVPARYGAWAELILIQMFVPGVSFLGHLGGILAGLLYLKMKRSYSGSDPLTAIIRGVCGVLRWPLRFISDMFRLRRGRISGRGTVGGRQTGNVSGIWRCQACTYDNSGWLRTCEMCGTTRTSNTGSSGQASRGSRDLTLEDLRRRRVERFG